TCAATTATATCCTACTGGTATTGGTCGGTGGGATAAACATAGAACATCAATCTCTTCAGCTGCTAAAAAGTAAGAATAAATTGAACACGATAATGCTTTTTCCCTTTTGTTAAcaaatttaaagatattattcGAATTTCCAGGTGGCCGTgggaaaaaaaggaaaagaaagtGTTTTTTCGAGGATCGAGGACTAGTGAGGAAAGAGatagtttaattttactatcaaGATCTCATCCTAATTTAGTTGATGCACAGTATACTAAAAATCAAGCTTGGAAATCTGATGCTGTAAGTGCACTTTAAATCtgtcattacaaaataatatgtcaaCTCCATGTGACAAAtgatataatgataattataacttaatataTGTGATgatataatagttttataataattaatttatgaaatttattgttCTGTTGTTTCTTCAGGACACTCTTCATGCACCACCAGCCTCAGAAGTATCATTTGAAGAtcattgtaaatacaaatatctgttcaACTACAGAGGAGTTGCTGCCAGTTTTCGCTTCAAACATTTATTCCTTTGTAAATCATTAGTCTTTCATGTAGGTGATGAATGGTTGGAGTTCTTTTACCCATCTCTAAAACCTTGGGTTCATTATGTCCCAATTAGTACTAAAGCGACTAAAGaggaaatattgaaatatataaattattttaaaactcatgACTCTCTGGCTAAGGAAATAGCAGAAAGAGGCTTTGAACACATTTGGAACAATCTTACTGACAATGATGTTAAATGTTACTGGCGaaagttacttaaaaaatatgcaaaacTTTTAAAGTATAATGTTGCCAGAGATTATGATCTTAAGAAAATCTCTTAAATCAGGATTTATTGAGAATTTAAAGATTGTTGAGTACGAACGATTTTATTGACTAAACAAAGTATAATAgaggttaaaaaaatttacaaactaaCAACTTCACTTAAactatagaataaaataattgcatAAATTTCGTATTTgaggttaataatttttaaagcatCCAATATTAATGCTAGTTTAGAGAAGAAAATTGTGGAATGAAAAGACAGTACACACAGATAAAGCTAGAAAATACAATTTTcgaagaattattttaattaatgacaATAAATTCAAGATTAAAGATGAGATCCATGAATATAAGATATAGCTAAAACTACTTAGATGAATCTCGAAATTTTTACGTTAGAATACTCTTTTAACTGAAGTCACGATCAGGGAACATGGCGGGTGCGACCAGGGTCCACACGTAGAGGCCTACGCAGAGCCACGACGATGTGATCTTGATCCACATAGACGCCACGTTTTCCTTTGATAGCTGGGAACTTGGACTgtttggacaaaaaaaaaaaaaaaacacattaataaataattgtcaaataaattgttttcttgttttcgtctatttttatttaaaaaaatataattggaataaaaataaaagtggtGATAACTTTTCTCTTTATAACATTCAAtagtttttaaagaaataataacaatacactttactGTAAatcaaaaacagaaaaaatacatagcaaagaaaaaaagcttttaacaAAGTGTCATTAAGTAATTAAGGGCTATCCTTATTGCCAAAAAGTGTAATCTTCagactttaatatatatatataattaaatgattacATACTTGTACCAGTTGGTGAGTGTCATCATGATATACAGAGTGGCCAATGCAAACACAATGTGGAAGAAGGTCCAGGAGTAGGCGACGCCATCCC
This is a stretch of genomic DNA from Melitaea cinxia chromosome 2, ilMelCinx1.1, whole genome shotgun sequence. It encodes these proteins:
- the LOC123664389 gene encoding O-glucosyltransferase rumi homolog, with the protein product MFDIKTYIFISKILLLIQCNSDFDSCYKDESSNENDNKYSKGVNEWTSKISNLIQSEVQAHEPCVRTNCSCHKNVIEKDLEPFSGGITKEMCEHAATKGTKYQIINGKLYRSKDCHFPARCAGIEHYLKMLAPKLPDLELAINTRDWPQVNRAWGHTKAPVFSFSKTKDYYDIMYPTWSFWEGGPAIQLYPTGIGRWDKHRTSISSAAKKWPWEKKEKKVFFRGSRTSEERDSLILLSRSHPNLVDAQYTKNQAWKSDADTLHAPPASEVSFEDHCKYKYLFNYRGVAASFRFKHLFLCKSLVFHVGDEWLEFFYPSLKPWVHYVPISTKATKEEILKYINYFKTHDSLAKEIAERGFEHIWNNLTDNDVKCYWRKLLKKYAKLLKYNVARDYDLKKIS